The Algoriphagus sanaruensis genome window below encodes:
- a CDS encoding redoxin domain-containing protein, translating into MKTFAISFLLILSFQFLGKAQSLESLKAIDAVTSKEMSLLDFKSDKGTVIIFFNPDCPFAKMYASRILSLREKYQALGFKFLLVHPESGVSDVEQTELRSYIDDSGMRTSFLIDQGQTWIKQFQITKIPETVVLKWENETAKMMFKGAIDNNPQAESAVTERFLERALNQQLKGESPLPAQVRAVGCNIRQF; encoded by the coding sequence ATGAAAACATTTGCTATCTCCTTCCTATTGATTTTATCTTTTCAATTTTTGGGAAAAGCACAATCCTTGGAGAGCTTGAAAGCCATCGATGCGGTCACATCCAAAGAAATGAGCCTTCTTGATTTTAAAAGTGACAAGGGCACGGTGATCATCTTTTTTAATCCTGATTGTCCCTTTGCCAAAATGTATGCTTCTAGAATTCTTTCCCTCCGAGAAAAATACCAAGCCTTGGGATTCAAATTCTTGTTAGTTCATCCCGAATCTGGAGTGAGCGATGTTGAACAAACCGAACTAAGGTCCTATATCGATGATAGCGGAATGAGAACTAGCTTTCTGATTGATCAAGGCCAAACATGGATCAAGCAGTTTCAAATCACTAAAATCCCAGAAACGGTAGTTCTAAAATGGGAAAATGAAACTGCCAAAATGATGTTCAAAGGGGCTATTGATAATAACCCGCAGGCGGAATCAGCAGTGACGGAACGATTTTTAGAAAGAGCCTTGAATCAACAACTAAAAGGGGAAAGTCCTCTCCCTGCTCAAGTTAGAGCCGTCGGTTGCAACATTCGGCAGTTT
- a CDS encoding 4'-phosphopantetheinyl transferase family protein: MQTKIEKIDSHSAFAIKIIEEAAPESLPFLSFREKLSYANISHPEKKKEWASARLAIYEALQSLQIPYPGFFKDEHGKSQSMAGAGYVSLTHTQGFAAAIFHQNTPVGIDMDVIREKILSIGPRFLAKAELDFLEKDPLHYTMAWSAKESIFKCQGKKGVSFRENILLEPFSTSDQLIKGRIHGTEFSDHHYTIKAQQLQNTVLTYTVW; the protein is encoded by the coding sequence ATGCAAACAAAAATAGAAAAAATTGATTCTCACTCTGCCTTTGCGATAAAGATTATCGAGGAGGCGGCTCCGGAATCATTGCCTTTTCTGAGTTTTCGAGAAAAACTTTCCTACGCCAATATTTCTCATCCAGAAAAGAAAAAGGAATGGGCATCAGCAAGATTGGCCATTTACGAGGCACTTCAATCCCTGCAAATCCCCTATCCGGGATTTTTCAAAGATGAACATGGGAAATCCCAATCGATGGCTGGTGCTGGATATGTTTCCCTGACTCATACCCAAGGTTTTGCAGCTGCGATTTTCCATCAAAACACCCCGGTAGGAATTGATATGGATGTGATCCGGGAGAAAATTCTTAGCATAGGCCCTCGATTTTTAGCTAAGGCAGAACTCGACTTTCTCGAGAAAGATCCACTGCATTATACCATGGCTTGGTCTGCCAAAGAATCGATCTTTAAATGCCAAGGAAAAAAAGGGGTTTCATTCAGAGAAAATATTCTTCTTGAGCCATTTAGCACCTCGGATCAACTTATAAAAGGAAGAATTCATGGAACAGAATTTTCGGACCATCATTATACCATCAAGGCCCAACAACTTCAAAACACAGTTTTAACCTATACCGTTTGGTAA
- a CDS encoding WD40 repeat domain-containing protein, with product MSKIQVNKLHTLTGHNDCIYALTEGSDPRFFYTGAGDGMVVEWDLDKPKDGKLIAKLPHSVYALEVDRSRNILVIGHNFEGIHIIDLNENKELWSLKLTDQAIFDIKVYGNEIFVGTGDGVLVIVDIPSQSVKKHIKLSSKSIRVMAVASHKKQLALGLSDHTIKILDLANVFHPIANLTGHNNSVFALGYSPNEEWLVSGARDAQLKFWNTSNYSLSENIVAHMYAINYLSYHEDGKYLVTCSMDKSIKIWDLEERKLLKVIDKARNAGHGTSVNKVIWSSYSGQVISVSDDRTISIWQIEAVD from the coding sequence ATGTCAAAAATTCAAGTAAATAAATTACATACACTCACCGGTCATAATGACTGCATTTATGCCTTGACCGAAGGAAGTGATCCTCGATTTTTTTATACAGGAGCTGGGGATGGAATGGTGGTTGAATGGGATTTGGATAAGCCCAAGGATGGGAAATTAATCGCAAAGCTTCCCCATTCAGTCTATGCACTGGAAGTGGATCGAAGCCGCAATATCCTGGTGATCGGCCATAATTTCGAAGGAATCCATATCATCGACCTCAATGAAAATAAAGAGTTGTGGAGTTTGAAATTGACCGACCAAGCCATTTTTGATATCAAAGTCTATGGAAATGAGATTTTTGTAGGAACGGGCGATGGCGTTTTAGTGATCGTGGACATTCCTTCGCAATCTGTTAAAAAACATATCAAGCTAAGTTCAAAAAGTATTCGTGTGATGGCAGTGGCTTCTCATAAGAAGCAACTAGCCTTGGGTCTCAGTGACCATACCATCAAGATTTTGGATTTAGCAAATGTATTTCATCCGATTGCCAATCTGACTGGTCACAATAATTCTGTCTTTGCCCTGGGTTATTCTCCGAACGAGGAGTGGTTGGTTTCTGGCGCAAGAGACGCCCAACTCAAATTTTGGAATACCTCCAATTATTCCCTTTCTGAAAATATTGTGGCTCACATGTATGCCATTAATTATTTATCTTACCATGAAGACGGTAAATATTTGGTGACCTGTTCCATGGATAAATCCATTAAAATTTGGGATTTGGAGGAGCGAAAGTTGCTGAAAGTGATCGATAAAGCCAGAAATGCAGGACATGGTACCTCAGTAAACAAGGTGATCTGGAGTAGTTATTCTGGTCAAGTGATTTCGGTTTCAGATGACCGAACCATTTCCATTTGGCAAATAGAGGCCGTTGATTAA
- a CDS encoding DivIVA domain-containing protein, with amino-acid sequence MKISPTAIRQKAFETAFRGFEKREVSAFLEEMAQAMEQINQENLELRSKLQQVEGEAKRLKDVEDSLFRTLKTAEDTGASIISEATEAADQIIAESNQIAEQTTRQADSYAIQVKRQAEEQARIITSAAEAKAKETIKEIRESMQSLVRSYDGLLEQREALVKSLKRLSQDALNQIELSDAHFFRIDAKAYQRAMDELSRSSHFTVANISALSADPAQIPHVEDEPEDQFEDDMSDAHLDDETQETIEALQHELEEEGELPVEEELLEESVEEEPVSEVEGEQEPEEIKHVQNPVAETAAPEVVEKPKDPEPKNSGGSFFDDID; translated from the coding sequence ATGAAAATATCCCCTACTGCCATCAGACAAAAGGCTTTTGAGACTGCCTTCCGAGGTTTTGAGAAACGAGAAGTTTCTGCATTTTTAGAAGAAATGGCTCAAGCCATGGAGCAGATTAACCAGGAAAATCTGGAGTTAAGATCAAAGCTTCAGCAAGTGGAGGGAGAAGCAAAGCGTCTAAAAGATGTAGAGGATTCATTGTTTCGAACACTAAAAACAGCCGAAGACACAGGTGCAAGTATCATTTCTGAAGCCACAGAAGCTGCAGATCAAATCATTGCTGAGTCGAATCAAATAGCGGAGCAAACTACAAGGCAGGCAGATAGCTATGCAATCCAAGTGAAAAGGCAAGCCGAGGAGCAAGCCCGAATCATTACCAGTGCGGCAGAAGCCAAAGCCAAAGAAACCATCAAAGAAATCCGGGAAAGTATGCAAAGCTTGGTGAGAAGTTACGATGGGCTTCTGGAGCAGCGCGAGGCCTTAGTGAAAAGTCTGAAACGGCTTTCTCAAGATGCCTTAAATCAAATTGAACTTTCTGATGCGCATTTTTTCCGTATTGATGCCAAAGCTTACCAACGCGCAATGGATGAATTAAGCCGATCTAGTCACTTTACCGTAGCCAATATTTCTGCACTTTCTGCGGATCCAGCACAGATTCCTCATGTCGAGGATGAACCTGAGGATCAGTTTGAGGATGATATGAGTGATGCTCATTTGGATGATGAGACCCAGGAAACAATTGAAGCCTTGCAGCATGAATTGGAGGAAGAGGGAGAGCTACCGGTAGAGGAGGAACTATTGGAAGAATCGGTAGAAGAAGAACCCGTTTCTGAAGTAGAGGGTGAGCAAGAACCAGAAGAAATAAAGCATGTCCAGAATCCAGTTGCTGAAACTGCCGCTCCCGAAGTAGTAGAAAAACCCAAAGATCCCGAACCGAAAAACAGTGGAGGATCCTTTTTTGATGATATCGACTAA
- the folB gene encoding dihydroneopterin aldolase: protein MGKVALQGIEFHAYHGAYPEENVLGNRFTLDLELETDFKEAMLHDQLKDTVDYAKLYQLIKTRMDVKVKLLEHLGHHIVSDIIQAYPKVTAVKLTLKKHHPALGGIVQFSSVTVSYPEDFS, encoded by the coding sequence ATGGGTAAAGTAGCGCTTCAAGGCATCGAATTTCACGCGTATCATGGGGCCTATCCCGAGGAAAATGTCCTAGGAAATAGGTTTACTTTAGACTTGGAATTGGAAACTGATTTCAAGGAAGCCATGCTTCACGATCAACTCAAGGATACGGTGGATTATGCCAAACTTTACCAGTTGATAAAGACTCGGATGGATGTGAAAGTCAAGCTTTTGGAGCATTTAGGTCACCATATAGTCTCAGATATTATCCAAGCTTATCCAAAAGTAACTGCTGTAAAACTTACGCTCAAAAAGCATCATCCGGCACTTGGAGGAATAGTCCAATTTTCTTCCGTGACGGTCAGTTATCCAGAGGATTTTTCTTAA
- a CDS encoding DUF4268 domain-containing protein — MYSRAETTKIRTEFWIAFGQYMKPVPNAQGRKINWPNYKTGIKDIYFRMRAERGFASIGIELGHADPELQELFFDQFKELKNLLKASLGEEWEWRLHALNEFGQPISKIEKIYPGLNVMEKEDWPKIISFLKPRIIALDEFWDNVKPGFEDF, encoded by the coding sequence ATGTATTCTAGAGCAGAAACAACCAAAATCCGAACAGAATTTTGGATTGCATTTGGGCAATACATGAAGCCCGTTCCCAATGCTCAAGGTCGAAAGATTAACTGGCCAAATTATAAAACGGGAATCAAGGATATCTACTTTCGAATGCGTGCTGAACGAGGGTTTGCCTCTATTGGCATCGAACTAGGTCATGCAGATCCAGAATTGCAAGAGTTGTTTTTTGATCAGTTTAAGGAGTTGAAAAACTTGCTCAAGGCAAGTTTGGGTGAGGAATGGGAGTGGAGGCTCCATGCCTTAAATGAGTTTGGGCAGCCCATTTCCAAGATTGAAAAAATATACCCTGGACTCAATGTGATGGAAAAAGAAGATTGGCCAAAAATCATTTCTTTTCTAAAACCCAGAATCATTGCTTTAGATGAATTTTGGGACAATGTGAAGCCAGGTTTCGAGGATTTTTAA
- a CDS encoding DUF4136 domain-containing protein, translating into MKNIFVLFLLAGFVLASCKVSDPVTANRGKNSGDQLVYDQVSKSSELANKKNFKVIEQGHASKDIVQLNRMFEKKLIENGFVSQTENPDLLIQTAISSVNFEVEKLGFSSSVGTTDNSVHSPIKKEAGQYGKVIFLIQDAKTNEVLWMGTGTGVLTANAV; encoded by the coding sequence ATGAAAAATATTTTTGTTCTATTCTTGCTGGCAGGTTTTGTACTTGCGTCCTGTAAAGTCTCCGATCCGGTCACAGCCAATAGAGGCAAAAACTCCGGAGATCAATTGGTTTATGATCAGGTAAGTAAATCTTCCGAACTAGCCAATAAAAAGAATTTTAAAGTCATTGAACAAGGACATGCATCAAAAGACATTGTTCAATTGAATCGAATGTTTGAAAAAAAATTGATTGAAAACGGCTTTGTTTCTCAAACTGAAAATCCTGATCTCCTCATTCAGACTGCAATTTCTTCTGTGAATTTTGAAGTAGAGAAACTTGGTTTTTCCTCTTCTGTTGGTACTACAGACAATTCTGTTCATTCTCCAATTAAAAAAGAAGCTGGACAATATGGAAAAGTGATTTTTTTAATTCAAGATGCAAAAACAAATGAAGTACTTTGGATGGGAACCGGTACCGGTGTTTTAACGGCTAATGCTGTTTAA
- a CDS encoding DUF6265 family protein, with amino-acid sequence MKALYCLLIFVTISHLSFAQVRQLSPDQNPGKGTIEEFDWLVGYWVGTGLGGDCEEVWMPAIDGQMIGTFRFWENGKLVFSEFMNLVSEGESISMKLKHFGKDLKGWEEKNEWNTFQLIEMGDQKAFLNGMTIERKGDLLIFQVNISNQGETQIETFTYTKKSL; translated from the coding sequence ATGAAGGCGCTGTACTGTTTATTGATTTTTGTGACAATTAGTCATTTATCCTTCGCTCAGGTAAGACAACTCTCTCCCGATCAAAATCCCGGAAAAGGAACCATTGAAGAATTTGATTGGCTGGTAGGTTACTGGGTCGGAACTGGATTGGGCGGCGACTGCGAGGAGGTTTGGATGCCTGCAATTGACGGACAAATGATCGGAACCTTTCGGTTTTGGGAAAATGGGAAATTGGTATTTTCTGAATTCATGAACTTGGTAAGTGAAGGTGAAAGTATTTCCATGAAGCTCAAACATTTTGGAAAGGACCTCAAAGGATGGGAAGAAAAAAATGAATGGAATACCTTTCAATTGATCGAAATGGGTGACCAAAAAGCCTTTCTCAACGGCATGACCATCGAGCGCAAGGGAGATCTACTAATTTTCCAAGTCAATATTTCAAACCAAGGGGAAACTCAAATTGAGACGTTTACTTATACAAAAAAATCACTTTAA
- a CDS encoding HesB/IscA family protein — protein sequence MLIPIQITSKAEAEIKHIMAHKNIPADYFLRVGMKGGGCGGMSYALGFDKPKAEDQQFEISGIPVLIEKKHFMFLMGMQIDFFEGDEARGFTFINPDIPRRHDQ from the coding sequence ATGCTAATTCCAATCCAAATCACCTCCAAAGCTGAAGCCGAAATCAAACACATCATGGCTCACAAAAATATCCCAGCGGATTACTTTCTTCGGGTAGGGATGAAAGGAGGAGGATGTGGTGGCATGTCTTATGCACTTGGGTTTGATAAGCCAAAGGCTGAAGACCAGCAGTTTGAGATTTCTGGCATTCCCGTTCTAATTGAGAAAAAACACTTCATGTTTCTTATGGGAATGCAAATTGATTTTTTTGAAGGGGATGAAGCCAGAGGTTTTACCTTTATCAACCCTGATATTCCCAGGCGACACGATCAATGA
- a CDS encoding YkvA family protein: protein MEDFEAQDPTLIQRAKLLFGRQVAVIVRQEQKLVELVQQVGAKLSKIGNHPKVKKLILPIQIFIRMIKAHFKGEHKISFGTLGLIVLALVYFLSPVDFIPDFLGFFGFADDVSVVLAVFAKVKDEVEDFLAWERTHSEG from the coding sequence ATGGAAGACTTTGAAGCACAAGACCCCACTTTGATCCAGCGTGCCAAACTTCTCTTTGGTAGGCAGGTTGCAGTAATTGTTCGTCAGGAACAAAAATTGGTGGAATTGGTGCAGCAGGTTGGAGCCAAACTCAGTAAAATCGGCAACCACCCCAAGGTCAAAAAATTGATCCTTCCTATCCAGATATTTATCCGAATGATCAAAGCGCATTTTAAAGGGGAGCATAAAATCTCTTTCGGAACACTTGGACTGATTGTACTTGCCTTAGTTTATTTTTTGTCACCCGTAGATTTTATTCCTGATTTTCTCGGTTTTTTTGGATTTGCGGATGATGTTTCCGTCGTATTGGCGGTGTTTGCCAAGGTTAAAGATGAAGTTGAGGACTTTTTAGCTTGGGAGCGAACCCACTCTGAGGGATGA
- a CDS encoding thioredoxin family protein, with amino-acid sequence MESLSHPVTFSILEKGYAYPDFVKFTEQLVAENRTTGANQSEAYLDYTRMCLQRMNRWNKTAQVSAKMRHLIERIQEPQHWLIITEAWCGDGAQSIPYIAKLVELNPALSLKIIIRDEYPEIMDAYLTNGARSIPKLVAFSKDLKVELFTWGPKPNYLMERYRDYKYDSKGVSYAEFLQEIHLWYAKNKNHDLEQELIPLLESSLL; translated from the coding sequence ATGGAATCATTAAGTCATCCTGTTACATTTTCGATCCTAGAAAAAGGATACGCCTATCCTGATTTCGTCAAATTTACCGAACAGCTTGTTGCTGAAAATCGCACCACAGGAGCAAATCAAAGCGAAGCATACTTGGACTATACTCGTATGTGTTTGCAACGCATGAATAGGTGGAATAAGACTGCTCAAGTCTCCGCTAAAATGAGGCATCTTATCGAGCGAATCCAAGAACCCCAGCATTGGTTAATTATTACTGAGGCCTGGTGCGGAGATGGAGCCCAATCCATTCCGTATATTGCCAAGCTTGTGGAATTGAATCCGGCCCTTTCCCTAAAAATCATTATTCGGGATGAGTATCCTGAAATCATGGATGCTTACCTAACCAATGGCGCTCGATCCATTCCAAAACTGGTGGCATTTTCTAAGGATTTGAAAGTGGAGCTATTCACTTGGGGACCAAAGCCAAACTATTTGATGGAGCGGTACCGAGACTATAAGTATGATTCCAAAGGAGTATCCTATGCTGAGTTTTTACAAGAAATTCATCTTTGGTATGCCAAAAACAAAAACCATGATTTAGAACAAGAATTGATTCCTTTACTAGAATCCAGTCTTTTATGA
- a CDS encoding NAD-dependent epimerase, which translates to MIKIALISGTSGLVGMQLLHQLLKSNQYDFILSIGRRKLALKHDRLIQLEGDLFKLASWDWENKVSAESLSGQYAPVLDSIKSKTAEIHAFSSLGTTIKVAGSKEKFYAIDHDLVIGFAAWAKRLGASKFLYVSAMGADSNSSIFYNKVKGETEEDLKAFQFEYLGLFRPSLLLGNRHEFRFGELVASALMKPLNWFKIAKNIRPIHDYQVAKAMAITALSDSSKSVEVISSGQMQDLSK; encoded by the coding sequence ATGATCAAAATAGCCCTCATTTCAGGCACTTCAGGATTAGTAGGTATGCAGTTGCTGCACCAATTACTGAAGTCCAACCAATACGATTTCATACTCAGTATAGGAAGACGCAAGCTTGCGTTGAAGCATGATAGATTGATTCAATTAGAAGGGGATTTATTTAAACTGGCCTCCTGGGACTGGGAAAATAAAGTCTCTGCTGAATCACTTTCTGGACAATATGCACCAGTGCTAGATTCAATCAAAAGTAAAACTGCTGAAATACACGCATTTTCGAGCTTAGGAACCACTATCAAAGTGGCTGGTTCCAAGGAAAAATTTTACGCAATCGACCATGATTTGGTGATTGGATTTGCCGCTTGGGCTAAGCGATTGGGGGCATCCAAATTTCTCTATGTTTCTGCTATGGGGGCTGATTCCAATTCTTCCATTTTTTACAATAAAGTCAAAGGGGAAACCGAAGAAGATCTTAAAGCTTTTCAGTTTGAATATTTAGGTCTTTTTCGGCCATCTCTGCTCCTAGGAAATAGGCATGAGTTTAGGTTTGGGGAATTGGTTGCATCAGCACTCATGAAGCCGCTCAACTGGTTTAAGATTGCGAAAAATATTAGGCCCATTCATGACTATCAAGTGGCGAAAGCCATGGCTATCACAGCCCTTTCAGACTCCTCAAAATCCGTAGAGGTGATTTCATCAGGTCAAATGCAAGATTTAAGTAAATGA
- the dtd gene encoding D-aminoacyl-tRNA deacylase, with translation MIAVIQRVSESSVKIEGKIKAEIGLGLMILLGIEEADGPEDMDWLSKKIINLRIFPDENGIMNRSLLDVQGDILLISQFTLHASTKKGNRPSYIKAAKPDIAVPIYKQMIQTLETDLGKSIGTGEFGADMKVSLVNDGPVTIVIDTKNRV, from the coding sequence ATGATAGCAGTTATTCAACGAGTGAGCGAATCCTCGGTAAAAATCGAAGGAAAAATCAAGGCCGAAATAGGGCTTGGACTGATGATACTTTTAGGGATTGAGGAGGCAGATGGTCCAGAGGATATGGATTGGCTCTCTAAGAAAATTATCAATCTCAGGATTTTTCCAGATGAAAATGGCATCATGAATCGAAGCCTGCTGGATGTACAGGGAGATATTTTATTAATCTCTCAATTTACCCTGCATGCTAGTACCAAAAAGGGAAATAGGCCTTCGTATATCAAAGCAGCCAAACCTGATATCGCTGTCCCGATCTATAAGCAAATGATTCAAACCCTTGAAACAGATTTGGGTAAGTCCATCGGTACGGGAGAGTTTGGTGCGGATATGAAAGTAAGTCTGGTCAATGATGGTCCTGTGACCATCGTGATTGATACCAAAAATAGAGTTTAG
- a CDS encoding sulfatase, producing MSPLFLFYIYLFFHSLISNSESEPILEKPNLIIILADQWRAQEMGYAGQSQIKTPNLDSFAGQSVIFENAIATLPVCAPWRASFLTGQYPLTHGIFYNDKPLPNDALTLAEIFKEEGYQTGYIGKWHLNGHQRGEDPFSGRDKPVPVDRRQGFDYWKVREVSHNYNNSFYFDETNEKHTWQGYDVFPQTDSAISYISRNKANPFVLMLSYGPPHDPYFSAPEVFQKLYDPDQLTLRPNVPEEFQDSARRVLAGYYAHATAIDHAFGKLIRSLDSLGISDQTLVLFTSEHGDMLMSKGVLKKQRPWDESIKVPMLIRYPAKLGKASRRIQNPIGTPDLLPTLLGLSGIKIPDSIEGTDFSKDLVSKNELSSEAALIMLPVPFHEWQFSNGGREYRGIRTSRYTYVRDLKGPWLLYDNQVDPYQFHNLTGDLAYKDLQEELETLLQKKLAERKDDFLPADRYMTRWNYLYDRKDSIRSPDYLEQNR from the coding sequence ATGTCGCCTTTATTCTTATTCTACATCTATTTGTTTTTTCACTCCCTGATTTCAAATTCTGAATCAGAACCCATCCTTGAAAAACCAAATCTGATCATTATTCTCGCAGATCAATGGCGTGCGCAGGAGATGGGGTATGCAGGTCAAAGCCAAATAAAAACCCCAAATTTGGATTCATTTGCTGGTCAAAGTGTAATTTTTGAAAATGCCATCGCTACATTGCCTGTTTGTGCACCGTGGAGGGCAAGCTTTTTAACCGGACAATATCCCTTGACTCATGGGATTTTTTACAATGATAAACCATTGCCAAATGACGCTTTGACTTTAGCAGAGATTTTTAAAGAAGAGGGATATCAAACTGGATATATTGGAAAATGGCATCTTAATGGGCATCAGCGTGGCGAGGATCCATTTTCAGGTCGAGATAAACCAGTACCGGTCGACAGAAGACAGGGGTTTGATTATTGGAAGGTTAGGGAGGTAAGCCATAATTATAACAACAGCTTTTATTTTGATGAAACAAATGAGAAGCATACCTGGCAAGGATACGATGTGTTTCCCCAGACCGATAGTGCAATCAGTTATATTTCAAGGAATAAGGCGAATCCATTTGTCTTGATGCTTTCCTACGGACCACCTCATGATCCCTATTTTTCAGCTCCGGAGGTTTTTCAAAAGCTATATGATCCTGACCAATTAACATTAAGGCCCAATGTTCCCGAAGAATTTCAAGACAGTGCTAGAAGGGTATTAGCAGGGTATTATGCTCATGCGACGGCTATAGATCATGCATTTGGCAAATTGATCCGTTCATTGGATAGTCTAGGAATTTCTGACCAGACCCTTGTCTTATTTACTTCAGAACATGGGGATATGCTGATGTCAAAGGGCGTTCTGAAAAAGCAAAGACCATGGGATGAATCCATCAAAGTCCCAATGCTTATTAGGTATCCTGCAAAATTGGGGAAGGCTTCAAGAAGAATTCAGAATCCGATTGGTACCCCTGATTTATTGCCAACACTCTTGGGACTTTCAGGGATAAAAATCCCAGATTCCATAGAGGGAACAGACTTTTCAAAAGACTTAGTATCCAAAAATGAACTGAGCTCAGAAGCAGCATTAATTATGCTCCCTGTTCCTTTTCATGAATGGCAATTTTCCAATGGAGGTCGAGAATACCGGGGAATCCGCACTTCTCGTTATACCTATGTGCGGGATTTGAAAGGTCCTTGGTTGTTGTATGATAATCAGGTAGACCCTTATCAATTTCACAATTTGACAGGAGATCTTGCTTATAAAGATTTGCAGGAGGAACTCGAAACGCTGCTTCAAAAAAAACTAGCGGAAAGAAAGGATGACTTTCTTCCCGCTGATAGGTATATGACGAGGTGGAATTATCTGTATGATCGAAAAGATAGTATTCGATCCCCCGATTATTTAGAGCAAAATCGTTAA
- the thiL gene encoding thiamine-phosphate kinase, whose amino-acid sequence MSNKRTEISELGEFGLIDHINTRVQLKNSSTLKGIGDDAAIIDAGDHVKVVSTDLLLEGVHFDLAYAPLPHVGFKAVAVNVSDIAAMNAIPKQITVSIALSNRFSVEAVDALYSGIHAACEHYGVDLVGGDTTASRSGLVISITAIGEAKKEEISYRSGAKVNDILCVTGDLGGALVGLQILEREKQVYLSNPDMKPELEKYTVVTGRQLRPDARMDIIHELRELGVVPTSMMDISDGLASEIFHLCKASNVGATIYEDKLPIDKQTYDTAVELNMDPITCVLNGGEDYELIFTIDQKDFAKLEKHPDIHFIGHMTKPEEGKYLVTKSGTAVQLKAQGWKHF is encoded by the coding sequence ATGTCAAATAAACGAACAGAAATCAGTGAATTGGGTGAATTTGGCCTGATTGACCATATCAATACAAGAGTGCAGCTCAAAAACTCTTCTACCCTCAAGGGCATCGGAGATGATGCCGCTATTATCGATGCCGGAGACCATGTGAAGGTAGTTTCCACAGACTTGCTTTTGGAAGGGGTTCATTTTGATTTGGCCTATGCTCCACTTCCTCATGTGGGTTTCAAAGCGGTGGCTGTCAACGTCTCTGACATCGCGGCTATGAATGCCATTCCTAAGCAGATTACCGTCAGCATTGCACTTTCGAATCGATTCTCTGTGGAAGCGGTAGATGCCCTGTATTCTGGAATCCATGCTGCTTGTGAACATTACGGAGTCGATTTGGTAGGAGGCGACACCACTGCATCCCGAAGTGGGCTTGTCATCTCAATCACCGCCATCGGCGAAGCCAAAAAGGAGGAAATTAGCTACCGTTCTGGAGCCAAAGTCAATGATATTCTTTGCGTAACAGGTGATTTGGGAGGAGCATTGGTCGGTCTGCAAATACTGGAGCGGGAGAAGCAAGTCTACCTCTCCAATCCAGATATGAAGCCCGAACTAGAAAAATACACCGTTGTAACTGGGCGTCAACTTCGTCCTGATGCTCGAATGGACATCATTCACGAGCTTCGGGAACTAGGTGTTGTTCCTACATCGATGATGGATATTTCAGACGGATTAGCCTCTGAGATTTTCCACCTGTGCAAAGCGTCCAATGTTGGGGCTACAATCTATGAGGACAAACTACCGATCGACAAGCAAACTTACGATACAGCAGTAGAACTAAACATGGATCCTATCACCTGTGTGCTCAATGGTGGTGAGGATTACGAATTAATCTTTACGATTGATCAAAAGGACTTCGCAAAGCTGGAAAAGCATCCTGATATCCACTTTATCGGCCACATGACAAAACCAGAAGAAGGCAAATATTTGGTCACCAAAAGCGGAACTGCCGTGCAATTGAAAGCACAAGGTTGGAAGCATTTTTAA
- the mce gene encoding methylmalonyl-CoA epimerase: MRKIEHIGIAVQDLEKSNELFRKLLGKEHYKTETVSSEGVETSFFQVGETKVELLQATRPDSPIAKYLEKKSEGIHHIAFDVEDIHAEMARLKNEGFEILNEIPKEGADNKLVVFLHPRSTNGVLVELCQEKK, encoded by the coding sequence ATGAGGAAAATCGAACATATCGGAATAGCAGTCCAAGACCTAGAAAAATCGAATGAGCTGTTTCGAAAACTCCTTGGAAAAGAACATTATAAAACAGAAACAGTAAGCAGTGAAGGGGTCGAAACGAGCTTTTTTCAAGTTGGAGAAACCAAGGTAGAATTACTCCAAGCCACCCGCCCTGATAGCCCAATTGCTAAATATCTAGAGAAAAAGTCGGAAGGAATCCATCACATTGCTTTTGATGTAGAAGACATCCACGCCGAAATGGCAAGACTCAAAAACGAGGGATTTGAAATTCTGAATGAAATCCCAAAAGAAGGTGCTGACAATAAATTAGTGGTATTTTTGCACCCTAGAAGCACGAATGGAGTGCTGGTGGAATTGTGCCAAGAGAAGAAGTGA